A segment of the Parasphingopyxis algicola genome:
GGGATCACGTCGAGGAAGCCGCGGGCGCCCTCGGGCATGGCGGCACGCACATGAGCCTGGTCGCGGTCGTTGTTGAGGCGCATCGCGATGATCGTGCCGCATTGCGACAGCACGCCCTCGGCAAGATCCGACGGGCGCTGCGTGATAAGACCGAGCGAGACGCCGTATTTACGGCCTTCCTTGGCGATCCGGCTGAGAATGTCGCCGACGGCGGATTCCTCTTCGATATGGCCGGCGGGAATATAGCGGTGCGCCTCTTCGCAGACGAGCAGGATCGGGCGCTGCGTTTCGTTGCGCGACCAGATCGCATAGTCGAAAACCATGCGCGACAGCACGGCGACCACCACGGCGGTGATATCGGACGGAACACCCGATACGTCGACGATCGAGATCGGCTTGCCGTTGCCCGGCAGGCGGAACACGCGGGCGACAAATTCGGCCATCGTGTCGGCGACCAGCATGCCGGAAAACATGAAGCTGTAGCGCGGATCGGCCTTGAGTTCCTCGAGCTTGCTCTTGAGCCGCATATAGGGCGCGGTGTCGTTCGCGGAATCGAGATGGCCCATCTCGGTCGTGATGTTCGAGATCAGGTCGGACAGCAGATAGGGAATCGGGCTGTCGACCGTAAGCTGAGGGATTTCTTCGGCGAGCCGGCTCTTGCTGCGCGCGGCGAGCAGGCATTTGGCGAGGATGTCGCGGTCGCGCTGTCTGTCGGCGCCGGACGTCGTGATCAGGACCTCGCAATGTTCCTCGAAATTCATCAGCCAATAGGGAAGCTGGATATTGTTGACGTCGAAAATCTCGCCGGCCCCCTTGAACGCCGCGCTATATTCGCCGTGCGGGTCGACCATGACGATGTGGCTTTCCGGCGCGAGTTCGCAGATCCGGTGGAGGATCAGTGCGACGCTGGTCGATTTACCGGTACCCGTCGATCCGAGCACCGCGAAATGCTTGCCGAGCATCGCATCGATGTAGAGCGCGCCGCGAATATCCTTGGTCGGGTAGACATTGCCGATCTCGATATGCGGCCGGCTCTCGGCGGCGAACATCTCCCGCATGTCCCGATCCGACACGGCCATGACCGGCGTGCCCGGAATCGGGAAGCGGGTGACGCCGCGCCGGAAACCTTTCACACGGTTCGTACCCTCGACGGCCATGCCTTCGCCGAGAAAATCGATATAGGCGTCGACCTTTCCGTCGTCGCTGGGATTGGCGGCGAGCGTCCGGATATTGGCGACGAGCCAGCTGTTGCCGACCCGGATCTTCACTTGGCTGCCGACCTGGCCTGCCATGGCGAGCGTGGGATCGGGATCGGACCGTACCTTGTCGAGCATTTCCGCGTTCACCGCGATGCGCGAGCCGGAACCCGCGATTTCGGTCACCTGACCGATAACGATGCCCTGGTCGCGGGCGACCATGCCGCCGTCGAGCGATGCCGCGTTCGAATCGTCTTCGTCTGCCGGCCGGAACGTGCCAAAATCGTCCATAGGGAAATCCACCCCGATCCATGGTTCTTCAAAGCGTGGGACCTTAGGCGCCGAACGGTAAATTTTTCGCTTACTAAACCGAGACGGGTTCAGATGCGGCGGAACGCGATTCCGGCGACCCAGCCGAGCAGCAGCGAGACCAGAACGGCGGCCAGGCCATAGAGAAAGCCGTTATTCTCGGCGGCGTTGGCGACGAACCGCTCGAAGCCCGACTTGTCGATACGAATCTCGCGAACCTCGCCCGCCAGCACTCGCCCGTCCTGGATCAGGAAGGTCTCGGCGGTGTAATCGCCGACCGGGACGCGCGCCGGCACGGTGATCCGCGCATTGTAGAGCACCCCCTCGGTGACTTCGACCGCACCGGTCTGCTCGACATACAGGCCGTTGCGCCCCCTCAGATCGACCAGCCCCTCGTCGAAGCGCTGGGCTTCTTCGGGCGGATTGGCGCTGGCCGGCGACAGTTGCAGGCTGTCGATCCCGAGCTCGTAAATGGCGGCCGTGCGTTCGTCGACGATCTCGTCGATCGGCCGGGCGCTGGCCAGCGCATAAAAGGCCGGGGCCGAGCGGAAGCGCGCCTGCGCAGCGTTCATCCAGATTCCCATGCGCTGCTGTTTCTCGCGCACGAGGATCGATTGCTCCGGGCCCTTGAGAACGACGACGATGTCGACGGGCTCGTCGGGGACGCGGCCGCCCGGATGGAGGATCGCGCCATAGACCATGAGCTCGGCGCCGGTGAAGCTGTAGACTATCTCGATCTGCTCCTGATCGACGGCGGGCACGAGCCGCGGCCGCGCCTGCCCCATCAGCATCGGCACACAGGCGAGCAGCAGGAGGAGCGGCGCGAGCCGCCTCATGTGATTTCGATCGAGTAGATTTCGTCGGGCCGCCAGCCGAGGCCGAGCGCCATGCGGACCGCGACGATGATGACGAGCGCGGCGAGGAACAGGCGCAGCCATTCGGCGTTGATCCGGGTCGACAGGCGCGCGCCGATCTGCGCGCCCGTGACGCTGCCGATCAGGAGCAGGATGGCGAGCACGATATCGACGGCCTGGGTGGTCAGCGCATGGACCATCGTCGTCGCAGCGGCAACGAACAGGATCTGGAACAGCGAGGTTCCGACCACCACGCGGGTCGACATGCCGAGCAGGTAGATCATCGCCGGCACGAGGACGAAACCGCCGCCGATGCCGAGCATCACGGTCAGCGTGCCGACGACGAAGCCGACGCCGAGCGGCGCGAGCGGCGAGATATAGAGCCCCGATCCGTAGAAGCGCCAGCGCAGCGGGAGCGCCGCGACGAGCGGATGATGGCGGCGCACGGGCGGTTTGATCGGGATGCCGGTGCGCCGGGCCTGGATCACCGTCCAGGCTTCGCGGATCATCAGCGCGCCGATGCTGGTGAGGAGGATGATGTAAAGCATGGCGACGACGACATCGATCTGCCCCGCCTGTTGCAGCCGCAGAAACAGGATGCCGCCGAAAATCGTGCCCAATACGCCGCCGGCGATCAGGACGCCGCCCATCCGGAAATCGACGCCCTTGCGCTGGGCATGGGCCGATACGCCCGAGACGCTCGCGCCGGTGATCTGGGTGGTCGCCGATGCCACGGCCACGGCCGGCGAAATGCCGGAAAAGATCAAAAGCGGCGTCGTCAGGAAACCGCCGCCGACGCCGAACATGCCCGACAGGATACCGACCACGCCGCCGAGCAGGATGATAAGCAGCGCATTGACGGAGATTTCGGCGATCGGGAGGTAAATATCCATGCTTCCTCCGGCCTACCGATTTTGGCGCGCAAGCGGAAGGCAGAGTCTGCAGTTACGAAGCTTCTCCGGTCAAAAATCGGCACCGAGCGTCAGCACCGGGCCGGAGCCGGGTCGGGCGGATCCGGCGACGCGCTCCCGCCAGCTCAGCGAAAGCCGCACGCCGCCATTCCCCACGGGCAGCCGGACGCCGGCTTCCGGTCCGATATCGACGCGCGACAGTCCCGGTTGCGCTCCCGCCCAGACGCCGCCGCCGAGCGACAGCGTGCTGCGCTCGGTTAGCGGGACCGGCCGCGAAACGATCAGCGCCGCGTCGCCGTAAAGATCGCGGCTCCGCGCCCCGACGATTCCGGCCTGCGCATAGCCGTCGAGCTCCAGCCCAAAGGGCAGTGGCCGTCGATAGATGCCGCCAGCGATCCCCAGTGCCCAGGCATCGCGGCCGCCATCGTCCAAAGCGATCCACCGCTCGGCAGTCAGTTCGACCGGCACGTTGGCGGCGGGGCGAAACGCGATGCCGATCGCGGCCTCGGCGCCGGTGTCGCGTTCGATCGGCCGCGACAGGCGCGCGGCGAGCGCCGCCTCCACGCCGGCCGCGCGGACGATCCGGTAGCGCGCCCGCACGCCCGCCTGGCTGCCGCCGAGTTCGCCGTCGTCGGCAAGCGCGTCGACGCCGTCTCCCGACCGCCACTGGACCCAGGCGGCGAGGCTGAACCGCGATGATGCGGCCGGATCGGCCAACGGCGTGACCGGCAACCGCGAGGCCCGGCGGGCGAACCGCATCAGCAGGGGCTGGCTGAGCGGCGGCATATGCGCGGCGAGGAAAATCCGCTGGCATCGTGCGCCGCAATGCCCGGGCGAGGATGGCGGGGCGGCGGCGACGCGATCGGTCCGGAACCGGTTTGCGACGGTCTCGGGGGCGATTTGCCCGACAGGCACGATCCCGGCGTCTCGTCTGGGCCCGTCCGCGGAACCCGGCGGCCCGGCGACCTCGGACAGGGGCAATGCCGGGAGGCCGGGCAGGAACGGGCCGGGCTGTTCGAGGAGCAGCGGCGGAATCTCGGCCGGCGCCCAGAACACTATCCGCAACCCGACCCAGAGCGTGACGATGGTCGCGATGAAACGGACGGGCGGCGAGAGCCGGATCATGGCCGCGGCGCGGCTGTATCGGGAAAGATGTGCCGGGTCTTGTCCCAGGCCGGCGGACGGTCGCGGCGCGCAAAGACATAATGCGTCATCGCCCGGCGTGCCGCGATCATCGCGATGATGTTCGAAACGATGGCCCGGGGAATGGCGAGCAGGGCTTCGCGCCAGCCGTAGACGAGCCCGGTGAACAGCGCCCGGACGGCGAGCCGCCATGCCAGCAATCCGAAATTGACGCTCAAGAGGAACGCCAGCACCGGTGTCATTCCGGGGAGGGAATAGCCGGTCGTCAGCGCCGCGGTCAGCAGGGCGACGCCGATCAGGGTGGCCAGATAGGCGGCGAGCAGCACCAGGGCGGCGAGAATCGTGCTGCGGTCGCGCACCCGCATCCAGAAATCCGCGATGCCGCCATGCCAGCCCAGCCGTTCCCAGCCATAGAGCGCGATGCCGGCAACCCAGCGTGTCTTCTGGCGGACCGCTTCGCCAAGGGTGGCGGGGAAATGCGCCTGAACCGCGATCAATTCTTGCGCAGCCGCATCGCGGCACCGGACGAACGTCCCGTTCCGGCCGCGTTCGGCGAGCGACAGGCCGAGTTCGTAATCCTCGGTCAGGCTGTCCGCGTCGAAGGGGAGGCCGCCGCGTTCCGCGGCCAGTGCGCCGAGCGCCGGCCGTGCGATCGCGCAGCCGACACCGGCCGATGGCACGCCGGCGTCGAGGCTGTCGCGAATGACCAGATCCTTGCCATGGGCCTCGGCAAACTCGTCGCAATAATGACCGGCGACCCAGCGCGACCGGGGATGCGGCAGCGGAACGACCGGTATCTGCACCAGATCGTGCCGTTCGATAAGCCTGTCGAACAGCGCGATCTCCTCGGGATGAACGACATCCTCCGCGTCGTGCAGGATCACCGATTTGAAGCGCGTTCCGCTATCGGCTTCTTCTTTTTCGAGCGCCTTCCACAATGCGTTCAGGCAATCGGCCTTGGTCGTCGGGCCGGGATTCCGGCACGGCATTATGTAGGAAACGCACCAAGGGGTCGCTGCGTCCCTCGCGGGGTTAGCCCGTGGGGTGGCTAGGTGTCCCCTGGCTTGTCATTGAGATTAGCGTCTCGATACTTCAACCCATAGGGCATCTCGGTTTCTTGATAGATTTCGATGCTGAAATGGGTCTTATGGTCGGGCGCGAGCGGGGATTCGTAGAGAACGTAACCCCGCAAGAAGCGATGCTCCATACCACCCTCTTGCGAGATGAAACCGAGGTCTTCCATTTTGGAAGGCTCAACGATTTCATGGCGTGGCGGGCCAGTGAAGTTCGGATCGCTTGGCCAAGCGGGGTCACTGCTCCAACCCCACGCAATTTGTTTCACGATGCCAACGGATTTGCCCACATTGGTTACGGATGCGACGACCGTAGGAACACTCCCTGTGAAGCTCGTCTCAGAGGAGGAAAAACTCAATTTCGCGCGTTCGATAGATACATAGGCATCGTAAGTGGCAGCTGCGGAATCAGCTGCCTTGCGAGTTTCCCAGAACGTAGTGAAAATCAGCATCAAGCCGACAATGCCCACACCCATGCCAATAATCGCAGCCTTGCCCATAACCTGCGTCCAGACGGCCATGGTTTTCTGGGCTTCAAGATCGCGTTCGTTTCGTTCTGCCTGCTGAGCGGCCTCGCGTTCTGTATCTATGCATTGATCTGCGCTCGCAGAAACGATGTCGGCGGCTTCGCATTCAACGGCTATGTGGGTGGAATCTCCGTATTCATTGGCGTTCTCTTCTGCTTCGATTTGTATGTCGAACTGTGAGTTAATTGCTGGAAACCATAGCGAACCACCAACGCCGCCAGCCAATAGAATCCCAGCGGCTAATCCAATCGCATAGTTTCGCAGCCGATTGCTGTAAGACATTGAACAAAGAACACCGCTGTGAATTTACCCCGACTCACCTTGTTCTTTATATTCGGCACGGAGTCCATGACCCCGATGTCCGCCAGCTTCCCGACCAGCTCCGCATAAGTCACGTTCCGGCGCTTCAACTCGGCTTTCAGCAAGCCTTTGACCTTGTCTTCCCATTCCTTTTCCTTGACGGGCATCGCGTATCTCCAACGGGGAATAAAGTCACCATACACGATACTTTTGGCATTGACAACGATACCGTAGGTCACTATATAAGATACTAAGGTATCGGAGATAATGACCATGCACAAGCAGCACTTCCTTCTTTCAGCCAAAGCCAGGACACTGAGCCTCAAGGCCGTCTTCACCATGGGCGAGGATAAGGCTTACGAGGCCTTCAAGATGCTGCGCTGGCCGGAAACCGATGGCGAGGCCTATTGCCCCCGGTGCGGTTGCACAGAAACCTATGACATATCGACGCGGCGCAAGTTCAAGTGCGTCGCCTGTCACCATCAATTCTCGGTCACGAGCGGGACGCTGTTCGCCTCGCGCAAGATGACCTTCACCGATCTACTGGCGGCTATCGTTATCTTCGTAAACGGGGCCAAGGGCGTATCGGCGTTGCAAATGAGCCGCGATCTGGATTGCCAGTACAAAACGGCCTTCATCCTTACGCACAAGCTGCGCGAAGCCATGGCGCGCGAGCAAATGGACCGCGAGTTGAACGGTGTTGTCGAGATCGACGGCGGCTATTTCGGCGGCTATGTGAAGCCGGAAAACCGGAAAGAGGATCGCCGGGATCGTCGGTTGAAAGCCAACACGTCCGGCAAGCGCCAGTGCGTTGTCATCATGCGCGAGCGCGGCGGCAAGTCGCTGCCGTTCATCGTCGCCAATGAGGGCGATGCAGTTCCCCATGTCCGCGATCATGTCGGGACGCTCGCCACGATCCATGCCGACGAAGGCACGGGCTGGGATGCGCTACATGCGGGCTGGAAAACACACCGCGTCAATCACTCGGTCGCGTTCATGGATGAAGGCGTCTGCACCAATCAGGCGGAAAGCTATTTCAGCCGTCTGCGCCGGATGGAAACTGGAACGCATCACCATATCGCCGGGCCGTATCTCAATGCCTATGCTGGCGAAGCCGCATGGCGGGAAGACCATCGCCGCGTTGATAACGGCTCACAGGCCGCAATGGTCGCACGGGCCACGATGGCGTCAAGCGTTAGCCGGAAATGGGCGGGGTATTGGCAGCGGGCGGCCTAAATGCGAAAGTTCCGCCACGCCCCTTTGCCGTGACTCAAGATTGAAAAAGCGGTCCCCATGGCAATCAGCCGATCCTGAAACGACATGGTTTGCTTATTAAAGAACGAGCGGATCGCTCGGCGAAATAGCCAGCCTTGTAGAGGGTTTTCGTAGCTATCGTATGCGATGACCATTGCGAGGAACTCGAAAAATTCCTTTCTGTCATCAACCGGCAATTTCTCAACGTCGCCAAACGCCTCATCAAGGCTGGCGGAATCCTTGTCCGAGCGACCAAAGCGTGGCAGATAATGATAGATCACAAACCCTCGGACAAAACATCCGCAACCAGCTGCCGCTGCCAGCCAAAAAACAACTCTCGCGACTGATTCTGGAGTGTCTTCATCTTCAATCAAACGCGCAGCCTTGGCTGTTAGCTTGGGTTGCATGGCTGCCGCATGAGCAAGGTTCTGTTTGGCCCACGCGAAATATCGTTCAGAAAGCCAGATGACCGCACCAATAATCAATGCAAAGAAGGCGATCATGAACAGCGTCATTAGTGATCCTTTCCATCTTTACGATCAAACGGCAGAAGGGGCTCATCGGGTCCGTAGCTGGATTCGAAAAGCTGCGCGAGCCTGCGCAAACCCTCCACCTTGCTTGCCTCAATTTCGCGCGTTTTGGCGCGATAATCAAGATATTTTGAGGCCAATCCATCCTTACGGGAGATGAAGAAAATATATGCGATCAGAACTATGAGAAGGAATAGCCATATATTGTCTGTTATCCAATCACCTATGGCGCGGACATCGAAGCTAAAGCCCCCTCCTTCGACGGCAGTGTTCCTGCTGCTCATGCTGTATAAATACTATGAACGTAGAAGAATAGAATACACTTCCCTTTTGGCCCTGTGATTAACTGCTAGCCCCATTCCGCCACCCCTGCACAATATCCGCATCGGGCGCAGTGATTTTCCATGACAGCAACGGCCCCTTGCCAGCCTTGCGGGACCGTACCACGCCCTTTTTGCGCAACCGGGACAGCGAATGCCCGACGCGCTTCCGTGTAAGCGTCCTGAGCGCCTTGTCGCTTTCGTTCATGCGCCGCTGCACCATGACCTTTACCGTTAGCTGGTCGGTCGTCTGCCAGCGTGTAGCACCGCGCAGTTGCTCTAGCAGGAAGCGTTGAACCTCGCCCCGGAACGCTGCGTTGGGCGGCGGCAGATACTTTACCGGCATATCGTCGAAATCAACGTCAGGCTCAAATAGGCGGATGCTGGCGTCCAGATGGTCCAGGTCGGCTATGAGCCGTGCCGCTTCTTCCTGTGCAGCCTGTATGCGCCCCACGATCTCCGCTCGCTTCTTTACCAGTCCATGCACAACAGGTTTCATGGATTCACATTAGCGAACGCAGGTGCTAAAAGGGACTACCCGCTTGGTGCGGTTGATACATAATGCCGTTCCGGCAGACGACCAGGCGGATATTGGCGGCGCGCCGGGCG
Coding sequences within it:
- a CDS encoding DUF6471 domain-containing protein, giving the protein MTYGIVVNAKSIVYGDFIPRWRYAMPVKEKEWEDKVKGLLKAELKRRNVTYAELVGKLADIGVMDSVPNIKNKVSRGKFTAVFFVQCLTAIGCETMRLD
- a CDS encoding TIGR02186 family protein gives rise to the protein MRRLAPLLLLLACVPMLMGQARPRLVPAVDQEQIEIVYSFTGAELMVYGAILHPGGRVPDEPVDIVVVLKGPEQSILVREKQQRMGIWMNAAQARFRSAPAFYALASARPIDEIVDERTAAIYELGIDSLQLSPASANPPEEAQRFDEGLVDLRGRNGLYVEQTGAVEVTEGVLYNARITVPARVPVGDYTAETFLIQDGRVLAGEVREIRIDKSGFERFVANAAENNGFLYGLAAVLVSLLLGWVAGIAFRRI
- a CDS encoding sulfite exporter TauE/SafE family protein, with product MDIYLPIAEISVNALLIILLGGVVGILSGMFGVGGGFLTTPLLIFSGISPAVAVASATTQITGASVSGVSAHAQRKGVDFRMGGVLIAGGVLGTIFGGILFLRLQQAGQIDVVVAMLYIILLTSIGALMIREAWTVIQARRTGIPIKPPVRRHHPLVAALPLRWRFYGSGLYISPLAPLGVGFVVGTLTVMLGIGGGFVLVPAMIYLLGMSTRVVVGTSLFQILFVAAATTMVHALTTQAVDIVLAILLLIGSVTGAQIGARLSTRINAEWLRLFLAALVIIVAVRMALGLGWRPDEIYSIEIT
- a CDS encoding IS1595 family transposase, whose amino-acid sequence is MHKQHFLLSAKARTLSLKAVFTMGEDKAYEAFKMLRWPETDGEAYCPRCGCTETYDISTRRKFKCVACHHQFSVTSGTLFASRKMTFTDLLAAIVIFVNGAKGVSALQMSRDLDCQYKTAFILTHKLREAMAREQMDRELNGVVEIDGGYFGGYVKPENRKEDRRDRRLKANTSGKRQCVVIMRERGGKSLPFIVANEGDAVPHVRDHVGTLATIHADEGTGWDALHAGWKTHRVNHSVAFMDEGVCTNQAESYFSRLRRMETGTHHHIAGPYLNAYAGEAAWREDHRRVDNGSQAAMVARATMASSVSRKWAGYWQRAA
- a CDS encoding ATP-binding protein, with translation MDDFGTFRPADEDDSNAASLDGGMVARDQGIVIGQVTEIAGSGSRIAVNAEMLDKVRSDPDPTLAMAGQVGSQVKIRVGNSWLVANIRTLAANPSDDGKVDAYIDFLGEGMAVEGTNRVKGFRRGVTRFPIPGTPVMAVSDRDMREMFAAESRPHIEIGNVYPTKDIRGALYIDAMLGKHFAVLGSTGTGKSTSVALILHRICELAPESHIVMVDPHGEYSAAFKGAGEIFDVNNIQLPYWLMNFEEHCEVLITTSGADRQRDRDILAKCLLAARSKSRLAEEIPQLTVDSPIPYLLSDLISNITTEMGHLDSANDTAPYMRLKSKLEELKADPRYSFMFSGMLVADTMAEFVARVFRLPGNGKPISIVDVSGVPSDITAVVVAVLSRMVFDYAIWSRNETQRPILLVCEEAHRYIPAGHIEEESAVGDILSRIAKEGRKYGVSLGLITQRPSDLAEGVLSQCGTIIAMRLNNDRDQAHVRAAMPEGARGFLDVIPALRNRECIVCGEGVSVPIRIAFDNLEEEKRPASADPVFSELWTHVGDEKGIVDRTIKRWRSQGR
- a CDS encoding glycosyl transferase family protein, translated to MPCRNPGPTTKADCLNALWKALEKEEADSGTRFKSVILHDAEDVVHPEEIALFDRLIERHDLVQIPVVPLPHPRSRWVAGHYCDEFAEAHGKDLVIRDSLDAGVPSAGVGCAIARPALGALAAERGGLPFDADSLTEDYELGLSLAERGRNGTFVRCRDAAAQELIAVQAHFPATLGEAVRQKTRWVAGIALYGWERLGWHGGIADFWMRVRDRSTILAALVLLAAYLATLIGVALLTAALTTGYSLPGMTPVLAFLLSVNFGLLAWRLAVRALFTGLVYGWREALLAIPRAIVSNIIAMIAARRAMTHYVFARRDRPPAWDKTRHIFPDTAAPRP